GAGTTCCCCAGTGGGTTTGGGCAAAGCCCAAGGTTTGTTTTTTACCATGCTGTAGCATGGCTTGGCGGAGCCAAAAAGCGTCGCAGACCACATGAAACTTTGCGTGCAAAGTGTAGTGTGTTACACTTCTCTTAATCTATTAGATTTTCGGAAGGGTGCGAAATCAATGAGTTACTCTATTATTCGGATGCAAAAAATGAAATCTCATGCCATAAAAGGTATTCAATTTCACAACCAAAGAGAGAAAGAAAGTGAGACAAATCCCGACATCAATAAGGCGGATTCTCACCTTAATTATGATTTGATAAATGGTCAAAAGCAGATTGATTATACGGAGAAAATCAATCAAGTGATTGAGGATAATGTGCTCTCTGGAAAGAAGATCCGTAAAGATGCGGTTCGTCTCTCTGAATTTTTGATTACATCGGATAAAGAATTTTTTGAGAGAATTTCATCGAAAGAGCAGAAAAGGTATTTTGAAACGGCTCATGAATTTCTTGCTGATCGATACGGTGAGAAGAATTTAATTTATGCAACGGTTCATCATGACGAGAAAACCCCTCACATGCACGTTGGCTTTGTTCCAGTAACGGAAGATGGCAGATTGTCGGCTAAAGATTTCTTTGGCCAGAAAAAGCAACTGGTGAGCCTTCAGGATGATTTTAACGCTTATCTGAAGGAAAATGGCTTTGAGTTAGAAAGAGGGGTTTCATCGAGCCGTAAGCACGTTGAGACGGCTAAATATAAGGCTCTGACGTTTGGAAATATGGAAAAAGAGGCTCAACAGAAATTTGAGCAAACAATGGGGCAGATTCAAGCCATCGATGAGAAGACGAAATCTATTGAAAACATTGAAGCGAAGAAGGTTCTTGGATTGGTCGGAATGAAGGAAAATGATTATCAAAATTTAGTGGATTATGCCATGAATGGGGTCGTTTATCAGATGCAAGCGGAACAGCTGCAGCAGGAATTAGAGAAATCTCAAAAAGAGGTTAAGAAGCTAAAATCTGATATACAAATAGGACAAGACAAAATTCGATATTATTACAAGGATGTTGAAGAAAATCTTGAAAAATTATCAACCGAAAAAGCTAAAGAAAAGCTGAAACAGAGTGATCTTGTGAAGAATTACAGTGGCTTAATTGATAAATATAATGGAATCGTTCAGAAGTTCAATGACCAGCTGGGGGAAAAGAAAGAATTAAAGCAAAAAGTTCATGATTTAACCTATCAAAATCAGTCTTATCAAAGGGAAAATCGAGAATTGAAGGAAAAATTGCTTCAAATCGGTAAAGAATTTTCAGCTTTTAAGTCAAAAGTGACAAAGGCTTTATCCTCTCAACTTACTCGTGTTAAGACGTTTTTGAGGATACAAGAAGTTGACCCTAAATTTATAAAGTTTCTGGATCAGAACCAAGAAAAAATTGTCAAGGACTCTTTTAAAAAAATGGAGGAACCTCAAAGGCAAAAAGGAATGGAGATAGAGCGTTAATAAAGGTAAATCAGTTGGTTAAGAAGTTACAGAAGTTAGATCAAGATGGTGAATTAATGCTTTTCATGAGGGATAAAAAGAGACCATATTTAGGTTTGGGAACGAGTATTCCAATCAAGGACATTAGTATTTTTACAAGTATTGATCAAGATTCAAATGAGGACTTATATGTTCTTGAGATTAAGAAAGACGTGTAGTTTTATAATCTGTTATAATTTAACTAGAACGAGAAAAACCGCCCAAGCTTTGGTCGGCAAGGCGGTTTCTCGTATTATTACGGGCAAGGATTATTGCCCCTATTCATATCGTTATAATTCTATTCTAACACATAGGGGCTAATTCCTGCTATAAGGAGAGGGATTAGATGACCAAGAAAAATTTTGAACAAGCAGAAAAAAATGCTAGAAAAAGAGATTTTAAAAATCAAAAAGAAAAATTTAAGCAGGATCATAGTGGTGTAGACCAAGAAGAAGCAAATAATGCTATGAAAACATTGAGTAAAGCTACTGGGAAAGAAGTTTTTATCGTTACAAAACGTTCTCCCCAGTCAAAAGTGAGGTTTGTTCAATTGATTCAAGATAATTGGAATTATGCTTTGGAAACTGGTTTTTTCACCGATGA
Above is a window of Solibacillus sp. FSL R7-0682 DNA encoding:
- the mobV gene encoding MobV family relaxase — encoded protein: MSYSIIRMQKMKSHAIKGIQFHNQREKESETNPDINKADSHLNYDLINGQKQIDYTEKINQVIEDNVLSGKKIRKDAVRLSEFLITSDKEFFERISSKEQKRYFETAHEFLADRYGEKNLIYATVHHDEKTPHMHVGFVPVTEDGRLSAKDFFGQKKQLVSLQDDFNAYLKENGFELERGVSSSRKHVETAKYKALTFGNMEKEAQQKFEQTMGQIQAIDEKTKSIENIEAKKVLGLVGMKENDYQNLVDYAMNGVVYQMQAEQLQQELEKSQKEVKKLKSDIQIGQDKIRYYYKDVEENLEKLSTEKAKEKLKQSDLVKNYSGLIDKYNGIVQKFNDQLGEKKELKQKVHDLTYQNQSYQRENRELKEKLLQIGKEFSAFKSKVTKALSSQLTRVKTFLRIQEVDPKFIKFLDQNQEKIVKDSFKKMEEPQRQKGMEIER